A window of [Clostridium] innocuum genomic DNA:
AGCAATGCATTTGCCGCATAAAAGCAGAGAAAGCAGGTGAAGCCATGAAGCAGATGCATATTCTGGATCAGATGAAACCGGAGGAGGTCGCAGAGCTGAAGGCGCAGTCTGTCACGAAAACGTTTCAGCGCCGGGAAATCATTTTCCATAAGGAAGACACGCCCAAATATTTGTATGTATTGCTGGAGGGTGCGGTTTGTGTTTTTGATGATACACCGGACGGTACCCGCAATATTCTGACCATCATACGGGAGCCGATGGACTGCTTTGCAGAGGTTTATCTGTTTATTGATGAAAAGCTTCCCTTTTCTGCGGAAGCGATGAAGAAAAGCACGGTGCTTATGATTCCCCGCAGTGTGCTGCACCGGTTTCCCCGAATCAGCCGGAATCTGAATGTCATGCTTTCACAAAAAGCATATACGCTGTCACAGAAGCTGAAGCTGTTAATGAAGGACAGCCTGCGTGAAAAAATCATGGAATATATGCAGCAGCATCCCGATGTCCTGTTGAAGCGCCATGAGCTGGCAAGCTTTCTCGGTGTCAGCCGACCGGCTCTTTCCAGAGAGCTGTATCGCATGGTGGATGACGGACTTCTGGTTCTTGATGAGCATGGAAACTTTAAAACGGTAATATAGATTACCGCTTTTTTTCTGTCTGCGCGATATACTTGCTTCGTAAGCAAGGAGGCGATATCTGTGAAAACAGAAACAATACAGGAAATGGCAGGAATGCAGGACGGTGCTATCGTGTCGAAAGTACTGACGCAAAACGGAAGCACAACGCTGTTTGCACTGGCTCAGGGAGAGGAAATCCAGGAACATACGAGTACGCGGGCAGCGCTGGCAATCGTATTGGAGGGACGTATTATATTCACCGTTGATGGAGAAGAAAAGGAAATACAGGGTATGGAGGCAGTTCATCTTCCGGCATCTGTTGTACATGCCCTGCGTGCAGACACAAACAGCCGTATGCTGCTGATACAGAAGGGAGAGCGGTAATATGGAAGAAATGTTTTGCTTTCAGTGCCAGGAAACGATGAACGAGACGGCATGTACCGTACAGGGCATGTGCGGGAAAAGTGCAGCGTGCGCCAATCTGCAGGATGCCTTGATACGGGCAAGTCAGTATGCCGCATTATATGATACAGCATCGGACGAACAGCTTATGAACAATCTGTTCATGACGATAACGAATGCTAACTTTTCCACAGCGGATATCCGCAGGGCGATTGAAAAAACATATACCGGAAAATCTGTGGAGGAGCTGACACGGGAGGGATGCCTGAAGAACCGGAAAGAGACTGTGCGTTCCTTGCAGGAGCTTATTTTGTACGGACTGAAGGGGCTGTGCGCCTATCTGTCGCATGCAGCTGTGCTGGGATTCCGGAAAGCTGAGCTGAGCAGCTTTGTCCGCAGCACCCTTGTATATTTGCTGGAGGATCACGAACAAAAGGAGTATCTGACATTGCTTGATAAGACCGGCGAGATGGGTGTACAGGCCATGGCACTGCTGGATGAAGCAAACACAGCCACCTATGGTCAGCCGGAAATCACCACGGTATCTCTGGAAACAGGAAGCCGTCCGGGTATTCTGGTATCCGGACATGATCTGCATGACTTAAAGGAGCTGCTGGAACAGTCACGCTCACAGGGAATCGATATTTATACACATGGGGAAATGCTGCCGGCGCATTCTTATCCGGAATTTAAGAAATATGAGCATTTCAAAGGGAATTACGGAAATGCGTGGTGGAGACAGAATGAGGAATTTGAAGCATTCAACGGGCCGATTCTGATGACAACCAACTGCATCATTCCGGTAAAGGACAGCTACAGGCAGCGCATCTTTACAACCGGTGTTGTCGGATATGACGGACTTGAGCATATAGAAGCAGTGAATGGAAGGAAGGACTTCCGCTGTATTATCGAACTGGCGAAACACTGTCCTGCACCGCAGCAGCTGGAAACAGGAAGTGTAACCGGCGGCTTTGCACATGCACAGGTCATGGCGTTACAGGATCAAATCGTGGAAGCCGTAAAAAACGGGGATATCCGGCAGTTTATCGTTATGGCAGGCTGTGATGGACGGCATGCCTCCAGAAGCTACTATACTGATTTCGCCAGAGCACTTCCAAAGGATACGGTGATTCTGACTGCCGGATGTGCAAAATACCGTTATCTGAAGCTTGATCTGGGAATGATCAACGGGATTCCCCGTGTGCTGGATGCGGGACAGTGCAATGATTCCTATTCTCTGGTACTGATTGCAGAAGCACTGAAGGAGGCCTTTGGCTTACAGGATATCAATGAGCTGCCAATCCTCTATAACATTGCATGGTATGAGCAGAAGGCGGTCATCGTATTGCTGGCACTGCTGCATCTGGGTGTGAAGAATATCCATCTGGGGCCAACGCTGCCTGCCTTTTTGAGTCCTGAAGTTGTACAGTGGCTAAAGGAGAGCTATGGAATCAAAACGATTCAGGAGGTTGAAAAAGATATGGAGAATTTCGGTATTACGAAACGTGAACCATCCTATGGAGATATGACGATGGCTGAGCTGTTGAAGCTGGATGAGGGGATGGAGGATGTGCTGTATGAAGCAGGCTTTCACTGTCTGGGATGTCCAAGCGCTCAGCTTGAATCCTTACGCGATGCCTGTGAGCTGCATGCCCTGAACGTTGATGAGGTGTGCGCAGCCATACGGGAGTACCGTCATGAGTAAGCGGCTGGGAGGAATTCATCAGCTGCTGTATAAGCGCATCTGTTTTCTAAGCGAATGGAATGAAGCCTTGTGCAGTGCGTTGCACAGGGAACAGAAGCATCGCTGTCACAGGCTGCAGCTGACAGATCTGATTGATGAAACCAACATTCATGAAAGCCTGCAGGAAATAATGAAAGAGGTACAGCGCGAGCATGCTGCGTTAAGTGAGCGTCTTGTCCATGCGCAGGGAAA
This region includes:
- a CDS encoding Crp/Fnr family transcriptional regulator, producing the protein MKQMHILDQMKPEEVAELKAQSVTKTFQRREIIFHKEDTPKYLYVLLEGAVCVFDDTPDGTRNILTIIREPMDCFAEVYLFIDEKLPFSAEAMKKSTVLMIPRSVLHRFPRISRNLNVMLSQKAYTLSQKLKLLMKDSLREKIMEYMQQHPDVLLKRHELASFLGVSRPALSRELYRMVDDGLLVLDEHGNFKTVI
- the hcp gene encoding hydroxylamine reductase — encoded protein: MEEMFCFQCQETMNETACTVQGMCGKSAACANLQDALIRASQYAALYDTASDEQLMNNLFMTITNANFSTADIRRAIEKTYTGKSVEELTREGCLKNRKETVRSLQELILYGLKGLCAYLSHAAVLGFRKAELSSFVRSTLVYLLEDHEQKEYLTLLDKTGEMGVQAMALLDEANTATYGQPEITTVSLETGSRPGILVSGHDLHDLKELLEQSRSQGIDIYTHGEMLPAHSYPEFKKYEHFKGNYGNAWWRQNEEFEAFNGPILMTTNCIIPVKDSYRQRIFTTGVVGYDGLEHIEAVNGRKDFRCIIELAKHCPAPQQLETGSVTGGFAHAQVMALQDQIVEAVKNGDIRQFIVMAGCDGRHASRSYYTDFARALPKDTVILTAGCAKYRYLKLDLGMINGIPRVLDAGQCNDSYSLVLIAEALKEAFGLQDINELPILYNIAWYEQKAVIVLLALLHLGVKNIHLGPTLPAFLSPEVVQWLKESYGIKTIQEVEKDMENFGITKREPSYGDMTMAELLKLDEGMEDVLYEAGFHCLGCPSAQLESLRDACELHALNVDEVCAAIREYRHE
- a CDS encoding cupin domain-containing protein, with the protein product MKTETIQEMAGMQDGAIVSKVLTQNGSTTLFALAQGEEIQEHTSTRAALAIVLEGRIIFTVDGEEKEIQGMEAVHLPASVVHALRADTNSRMLLIQKGER